A part of Brachybacterium faecium DSM 4810 genomic DNA contains:
- a CDS encoding RNase HI (PFAM: RNase H): MTITAAADGSALGNPGPAGWAWYIDDNSWRAGGWPHGTNNMGELKAVLDLLEATAVDADQHLLILCDSQYVINSVTKWMPGWKRKGWRKKDGKPVLNVELLKDIDRALAGRSVEFEWVKGHSGHAMNEAADRRANAAATAFSKKQDPAVGPGYRSAGGAADGAAPAPAPASASAPEPSPAGGGGDDLFSLFDEASPEPGASCSTAVEDTVLVGDQPGATDFEQITAREQALLSDALRSDPPSAAELLHPSFTEIGASGRSDDREEILAHLAPLGGIDAEEFVADEVAPGVVLLQYTTHGPGGTAHRSSLWVREKGRWLLRHHQGTPARAADGRAAH; the protein is encoded by the coding sequence ATGACGATCACCGCTGCGGCCGACGGCTCCGCCCTCGGCAATCCCGGACCCGCCGGCTGGGCCTGGTACATCGACGACAACTCCTGGCGCGCGGGCGGATGGCCCCACGGCACCAACAACATGGGCGAGCTCAAGGCCGTGCTCGATCTGCTCGAGGCCACCGCCGTCGACGCGGACCAGCATCTGCTGATCCTCTGCGACAGCCAGTACGTCATCAACTCGGTCACCAAGTGGATGCCGGGCTGGAAGCGCAAGGGCTGGCGGAAGAAGGACGGCAAGCCGGTGCTGAACGTCGAGCTGCTCAAGGACATCGACCGCGCGCTCGCGGGCCGCAGCGTCGAGTTCGAATGGGTCAAGGGCCACTCGGGGCATGCGATGAACGAGGCCGCGGACCGCCGTGCCAATGCCGCGGCGACGGCCTTCTCGAAGAAGCAGGACCCGGCGGTGGGGCCCGGATACCGCAGCGCCGGGGGAGCAGCCGACGGAGCTGCGCCTGCGCCTGCGCCTGCGTCTGCGTCCGCTCCGGAGCCGTCGCCGGCCGGCGGTGGCGGCGATGACCTGTTCAGCCTCTTCGACGAGGCCTCCCCGGAGCCGGGAGCGAGCTGCTCCACCGCGGTCGAGGACACGGTGCTCGTGGGCGATCAGCCGGGAGCGACGGACTTCGAGCAGATCACGGCCCGGGAGCAGGCGCTGCTCAGCGACGCCCTGCGCTCGGACCCGCCGAGCGCCGCGGAACTGCTGCACCCCTCGTTCACCGAGATCGGTGCGAGCGGGCGCAGCGACGACCGGGAGGAGATCCTCGCCCACCTCGCACCCCTCGGCGGGATCGACGCCGAGGAGTTCGTCGCCGACGAGGTGGCCCCCGGGGTGGTGCTGCTGCAGTACACGACGCATGGACCGGGAGGCACCGCGCATCGCAGCTCCCTGTGGGTGCGGGAGAAGGGCCGCTGGCTGCTGCGCCATCATCAGGGCACCCCGGCCCGCGCCGCCGACGGCAGAGCCGCGCACTAG
- a CDS encoding Zn-dependent alcohol dehydrogenase (PFAM: Alcohol dehydrogenase GroES-like domain; Zinc-binding dehydrogenase), giving the protein MRAVRYETFGGEPALVEVPDPECPPRGAVVTVHATGVCRSDWHAWQGHDSSVHLPHIPGHEFAGVVARVGREVTRFAPGDRVTAPFILSCGRCAQCLAGAPQVCPAQRQPGFDLPGSWAEEVVVIEADHNLVALPDGIDMTLAAGLGCRVGTAYHAVRSQAAVVPGERVVVFGCGGLGLACVLVARAAGADVLAVDIAPHALAAAEALGATAVPAGAEAVPRVRELTGGGAHVSLDALGAASTARDALASLRPRGRHVQVGLLLGEDADPPLPMGRVIAEELQILGSHGLAVAEYGALLAEIAEGRLDLDATVGRLLTVEELPAAMQAMDHPPTSAGMTVARLR; this is encoded by the coding sequence ATGAGAGCAGTGCGCTACGAGACCTTCGGCGGCGAGCCCGCGCTGGTCGAGGTCCCCGATCCCGAGTGCCCTCCGCGCGGCGCGGTGGTCACGGTCCATGCCACCGGGGTGTGCCGCAGCGACTGGCACGCCTGGCAGGGCCATGACTCGTCGGTGCACCTGCCGCACATCCCGGGCCACGAGTTCGCGGGCGTCGTCGCGCGGGTGGGTCGGGAGGTCACCCGCTTCGCGCCGGGCGATCGGGTCACCGCCCCGTTCATCCTCTCCTGCGGGCGCTGCGCGCAGTGCCTCGCCGGAGCGCCCCAGGTGTGCCCCGCGCAGCGCCAGCCGGGCTTCGACCTCCCCGGCTCATGGGCCGAGGAGGTCGTCGTCATCGAGGCGGACCACAACCTCGTCGCCCTCCCGGACGGGATCGACATGACGCTCGCGGCCGGGCTCGGCTGCCGCGTCGGCACCGCGTACCACGCCGTGCGCAGCCAGGCCGCGGTGGTCCCGGGGGAGCGGGTGGTGGTGTTCGGCTGCGGCGGTCTCGGGCTCGCCTGCGTGCTCGTCGCGCGCGCCGCCGGGGCCGACGTCCTCGCCGTCGACATCGCCCCGCACGCCCTGGCCGCCGCCGAGGCGCTCGGCGCGACCGCGGTGCCCGCCGGTGCGGAGGCGGTGCCGCGGGTGCGCGAGCTGACCGGCGGCGGGGCCCACGTGAGCCTCGATGCGCTCGGCGCGGCCAGCACCGCGCGGGACGCCCTGGCCTCGCTGCGGCCCCGCGGCCGCCACGTCCAGGTGGGGCTGCTGCTGGGTGAGGACGCGGACCCGCCCCTGCCCATGGGCAGGGTGATCGCCGAGGAGCTGCAGATCCTGGGCAGCCACGGACTCGCCGTCGCCGAGTACGGCGCGCTGCTCGCGGAGATCGCGGAGGGCCGGCTGGACCTCGACGCGACCGTCGGCCGGCTCCTCACCGTCGAGGAGCTCCCGGCGGCGATGCAGGCCATGGACCATCCGCCCACCAGCGCCGGGATGACGGTCGCGCGCCTGCGCTGA
- a CDS encoding response regulator with CheY-like receiver domain and winged-helix DNA-binding domain (PFAM: Response regulator receiver domain; Transcriptional regulatory protein, C terminal): MTSHVDQDYEARLLVVDDEPNIRDLLATSLRFAGFEVFTASTGNEAIREATENQPDLVVLDVMLPDMDGFTVTRRLRDRGEKYPILFLTAKDETQDKVAGLTVGGDDYVTKPFSLEEVVARIRAVLRRTHGGAETTVDSALVVADLRLDEDSHEVHRGDVNIELSPTEFKLLRYLMLNAGRVVSKTQILDHVWDYDWSGEVGIVESYISYLRRKIDVIGEPMIHTKRGIGYVLRTPEGS; this comes from the coding sequence ATGACTTCGCATGTGGACCAGGACTACGAGGCACGCCTCCTCGTCGTCGACGACGAACCCAACATCCGCGACCTGCTCGCGACCTCGCTGCGCTTCGCCGGCTTCGAGGTGTTCACCGCCTCGACCGGCAACGAGGCGATCCGGGAGGCCACGGAGAACCAGCCCGATCTGGTGGTGCTCGACGTGATGCTGCCGGACATGGACGGCTTCACCGTGACGCGCCGCCTGCGCGACCGGGGCGAGAAGTACCCGATCCTCTTCCTCACCGCCAAGGACGAGACGCAGGACAAGGTCGCCGGCCTCACCGTGGGCGGGGACGACTACGTCACCAAGCCGTTCAGCCTCGAGGAGGTCGTGGCCCGCATCCGCGCGGTGCTGCGCCGCACCCACGGCGGCGCGGAGACCACCGTGGACAGCGCCCTGGTGGTCGCCGACCTCCGGCTGGACGAGGACTCCCACGAGGTGCATCGCGGGGACGTGAACATCGAGCTGTCCCCCACCGAGTTCAAGCTGCTGCGCTACCTCATGCTCAACGCCGGCCGGGTGGTCTCCAAGACGCAGATCCTCGACCACGTGTGGGACTACGACTGGTCCGGCGAGGTGGGGATCGTGGAGTCCTACATCTCCTACCTGCGCCGCAAGATCGACGTGATCGGCGAGCCGATGATCCACACCAAGCGCGGCATCGGCTATGTGCTGCGCACCCCCGAAGGTTCCTGA
- a CDS encoding predicted membrane protein (PFAM: Protein of unknown function (DUF405); Protein of unknown function (DUF418)), whose translation MSSVPLARRALGPDLARGISLLGIALANMVGWLHGQQWTVLLKQRDGTGADRVVDVLVALLADNRGFPLFALLFGYGIGVLHRRSRERGERVRRFLARMGRRHLVLLGIGAMHALLLFTGDILIAYAIIGMLVVLLIPRHRAALPLAGLLALPALGVWGWVDGTIGLSGQDGYAAASAPTYLASLEIRSGEALREIALALISDIGLLTPMAMGAIAARLHLLEQVEGNRDLLVPLTRWGLLIGVAGAVPLTAVLVLDPAHAHLDSAAVLGILGVLHQYSGLAGALGLAAGAALLGERVTRRGALGEGAVRGIAALGTVSLSAYIGQSVLYLALFPPYTLDLGASLGSAGAAGIALLGWLAMIPPAIVLHRRGLRGPLEMLLRRLAGSTAPRPRPTAPPTPARKGARP comes from the coding sequence ATGAGCTCCGTCCCCCTCGCGCGCCGCGCCCTCGGCCCCGACCTCGCGCGCGGGATCTCGCTGCTGGGGATCGCGCTGGCCAACATGGTGGGCTGGCTGCACGGGCAGCAATGGACGGTGCTGCTCAAGCAGCGCGACGGCACCGGAGCGGACCGCGTGGTGGATGTGCTCGTCGCCCTCCTGGCGGACAACCGCGGCTTCCCGCTCTTCGCCCTGCTGTTCGGCTACGGCATCGGCGTGCTGCACCGACGTTCCCGCGAGCGCGGGGAGCGCGTGCGGCGGTTCCTCGCCCGGATGGGGCGGCGGCACCTGGTGCTGCTGGGGATCGGCGCGATGCACGCGCTGCTCCTCTTCACCGGCGACATCCTCATCGCCTACGCCATCATCGGCATGCTCGTGGTGCTGCTGATCCCCCGACATCGGGCGGCGCTGCCGCTGGCCGGGCTGCTGGCCCTGCCGGCCCTCGGCGTGTGGGGGTGGGTGGACGGCACCATCGGGCTGTCCGGCCAGGACGGCTACGCGGCCGCCTCCGCCCCCACCTACCTCGCCTCCCTCGAGATCCGCTCCGGCGAGGCGCTCCGCGAGATCGCACTCGCGCTGATCAGCGACATCGGTCTGCTCACCCCGATGGCGATGGGGGCGATCGCCGCCCGCCTCCACCTGCTCGAACAGGTGGAGGGCAACCGCGACCTGCTCGTGCCGCTGACGCGCTGGGGCCTGCTGATCGGGGTGGCCGGCGCGGTCCCGCTCACGGCCGTGCTGGTGCTCGACCCGGCCCACGCCCACCTCGACAGCGCCGCCGTGCTGGGAATCCTGGGCGTGCTGCACCAGTACTCGGGGCTCGCCGGGGCGCTCGGCCTCGCCGCGGGTGCGGCCCTGCTCGGCGAGCGGGTCACGCGCCGCGGCGCGCTCGGCGAGGGGGCGGTGCGCGGCATCGCGGCGCTCGGCACCGTCTCCCTCAGCGCCTACATCGGCCAGTCCGTGCTGTATCTGGCGCTGTTCCCGCCGTACACCCTCGACCTCGGCGCGAGCCTCGGCAGCGCCGGGGCGGCGGGGATCGCGCTGCTGGGCTGGCTGGCGATGATCCCGCCCGCCATCGTCCTGCACCGCCGCGGCCTCCGCGGCCCGCTCGAGATGCTCCTGCGCCGACTCGCCGGCTCGACCGCGCCGCGCCCCCGGCCCACGGCACCGCCGACGCCCGCTCGGAAGGGAGCGCGCCCATGA
- a CDS encoding predicted transcriptional regulator (PFAM: Bacterial regulatory proteins, gntR family): MHIPLDPSAPEPLYEQIRARLAEAILRGDLGAGQELPSLRGLARDLRVSVITTTRAYNELVADGLVDAVRGKGVFVRAQEPGQVRSRALDRIDTALAEAARTARTAGIGAEELRDRLAHALEEEDR, from the coding sequence ATGCACATCCCGCTCGACCCCTCCGCGCCCGAGCCCCTCTACGAGCAGATCCGTGCCCGCCTCGCCGAGGCGATCCTGCGCGGCGACCTCGGCGCCGGTCAGGAGCTCCCCTCGCTCCGCGGCCTCGCCCGCGACCTGCGCGTCAGCGTCATCACCACCACGCGCGCCTACAACGAGCTGGTGGCCGACGGGCTCGTCGACGCCGTGCGCGGGAAGGGCGTCTTCGTGCGCGCCCAGGAGCCGGGCCAGGTGCGCAGCAGGGCGCTCGACCGCATCGACACGGCGCTCGCCGAGGCCGCCCGCACCGCACGCACCGCGGGGATCGGGGCCGAGGAGCTCCGGGACCGCCTCGCGCACGCTCTCGAGGAGGAGGACCGATGA
- a CDS encoding acetyltransferase (GNAT) family protein (PFAM: Acetyltransferase (GNAT) family), with amino-acid sequence MTSLDITTTRSPLSLDDAPALTALLNRIDRADERGEPAEEPSIREWLTMPGLDLERDSLALRSGGDLIGFAAVDVHPSVDRDGRVRCQLMGGVDPAQRRQGLGGELLTWSQERAAALAAERHPGLEQAVFRISGGRDPRPGRSGGGADIRPLLERRGYTRARSWLTMVRHLPDIALTTPPVGDVQVVAPTDAEREATRLAHIAAFADHWGSAPVSAERWGRWWDSHTARRDQATVALDAEGTVLAYVITSEDTPGVLHIALVGTRPEARGRGLARAVIARTLASAAEAGYARAELEVDAESLTGATRLYDALGFSQEDVHATYERSVL; translated from the coding sequence GTGACCTCACTCGACATCACGACGACCCGCAGCCCCCTCTCCCTCGACGACGCCCCCGCGCTGACGGCGCTGCTGAACCGCATCGACCGGGCCGACGAGCGCGGCGAGCCGGCGGAGGAGCCCAGCATCCGCGAATGGCTCACCATGCCCGGGCTCGACCTGGAGCGCGACAGCCTCGCCCTGCGCAGCGGCGGGGATCTGATCGGCTTCGCCGCCGTCGACGTCCACCCCAGCGTGGACCGCGACGGCCGCGTGCGCTGTCAGCTGATGGGCGGCGTCGATCCGGCCCAGCGGAGGCAGGGTCTGGGCGGCGAGCTGCTCACCTGGTCGCAGGAACGGGCCGCCGCGCTCGCCGCCGAGCGGCACCCCGGCCTCGAACAGGCGGTGTTCCGCATCTCCGGAGGACGCGATCCGCGGCCCGGCCGGAGCGGCGGGGGAGCCGATATCCGCCCGCTGCTCGAGCGCCGCGGCTACACCCGCGCCCGCAGCTGGCTGACCATGGTCCGGCACCTGCCGGACATCGCGCTCACGACCCCGCCGGTCGGGGACGTGCAGGTCGTCGCCCCGACCGACGCCGAGCGCGAGGCCACGCGCCTGGCCCACATCGCCGCCTTCGCCGATCACTGGGGCTCCGCCCCGGTCTCGGCGGAGCGCTGGGGCCGTTGGTGGGACTCCCACACCGCCCGCCGCGACCAGGCCACGGTCGCGCTCGACGCGGAGGGGACGGTGCTCGCCTACGTCATCACCTCGGAGGACACCCCCGGAGTGCTCCACATCGCCCTGGTGGGCACCCGCCCCGAAGCCCGCGGGCGGGGCCTCGCGCGCGCCGTCATCGCCCGCACCCTCGCCTCTGCGGCGGAGGCCGGCTATGCGCGCGCCGAGCTCGAGGTCGATGCGGAATCGCTCACCGGTGCCACCCGCCTCTACGACGCCCTCGGCTTCTCGCAGGAGGACGTCCACGCGACCTATGAGAGGTCCGTGCTCTGA
- a CDS encoding signal transduction histidine kinase (PFAM: His Kinase A (phosphoacceptor) domain; HAMP domain; Histidine kinase-, DNA gyrase B-, and HSP90-like ATPase), whose product MALPSLRTERPVSLWTRIVALISLLLVLGTVVTGSLSLFLLNRTLIQSVDNNLQSGMGEMLALAQHELAGDDAIQNSTYTPVEYAIEIRDAQGRSIEQAVVHYGPGSVSLPFPDLTDEQILHRGGRPFTVLDSAENRWRVVAMLNSGPEGGSVYVALPLTGVDRTMHEMALIIVLVGTLVVLVGMGLGGYVTHRSLEPLRDVEATASQIAGGDLSRRVPVTRTSLEVHDLALSLNEMLVRIEQSFAAQSASEERATLSEAKMRRFVGDASHELRTPLAAIRGFGELYRMGALPTDEDVSSAMRRIEDEARRMGSLVENLLRLARLDEKPELDLAPVDFTDALFDAAQDLRALDPGRQVMVTSLSGTPLSVQPHVSIGVLGDEASLRQVILNLVGNANRHTPKGSPVEIAVGYTPQGTARIEVRDHGEGIDDDQREKVFERFYRTDASRARSATQGGGAGLGLSIAASIVQQHRGSIGVTETEGGGATFWVELQGTEIAPEQQVEPDQRRALGAEPDDAAPPTPEDPAQG is encoded by the coding sequence TTGGCCCTGCCGAGCCTGCGCACGGAGCGGCCCGTGTCCCTGTGGACACGGATCGTCGCCCTGATCTCGCTGCTGCTGGTGCTCGGCACCGTCGTCACCGGGAGCCTGTCGCTGTTCCTGCTCAACCGCACGCTGATCCAGTCGGTCGACAACAACCTGCAGTCCGGGATGGGCGAGATGCTGGCCCTGGCCCAGCATGAGCTGGCCGGGGACGACGCGATCCAGAACAGCACGTACACGCCGGTCGAGTACGCGATCGAGATCCGCGACGCGCAGGGCCGCTCGATCGAGCAGGCGGTGGTGCATTACGGGCCCGGCAGCGTCAGCCTCCCCTTCCCGGATCTGACCGACGAGCAGATCCTCCACCGCGGCGGGCGGCCCTTCACCGTGCTGGATTCGGCGGAGAACCGCTGGCGCGTGGTGGCCATGCTGAACTCGGGCCCCGAGGGCGGCAGCGTCTACGTCGCCCTCCCGCTGACCGGGGTGGACCGCACGATGCACGAGATGGCGCTGATCATCGTGCTGGTGGGCACGCTGGTGGTGCTGGTGGGCATGGGCCTGGGCGGCTACGTGACCCATCGTTCGCTCGAGCCGCTGCGGGACGTGGAGGCGACCGCCTCGCAGATCGCCGGAGGCGACCTCTCCCGCCGCGTGCCCGTCACCCGCACCAGCCTCGAGGTGCACGATCTGGCGCTGTCGCTCAACGAGATGCTGGTGCGCATCGAGCAGTCCTTCGCCGCCCAGTCCGCCTCGGAGGAGCGCGCCACCCTCTCGGAGGCGAAGATGCGGCGCTTCGTGGGCGACGCCTCCCACGAGCTGCGCACCCCGCTCGCGGCGATCCGCGGCTTCGGGGAGCTGTACCGGATGGGGGCGCTGCCCACCGACGAGGACGTCAGCTCCGCGATGCGCCGCATCGAGGACGAGGCCCGACGGATGGGCTCGCTGGTGGAGAACCTGCTGCGCCTGGCCCGTCTCGACGAGAAGCCGGAGCTCGATCTCGCACCGGTCGACTTCACCGATGCGCTCTTCGACGCCGCCCAGGACCTGCGCGCCCTGGACCCCGGCCGGCAGGTGATGGTGACCTCGCTGTCCGGCACGCCCCTGTCGGTGCAGCCGCACGTGTCGATCGGGGTGCTCGGGGACGAGGCCTCGCTGCGCCAGGTGATCCTCAATCTCGTGGGCAACGCCAACCGGCACACCCCCAAGGGCTCGCCGGTCGAGATCGCGGTGGGGTACACCCCGCAGGGCACGGCCCGGATCGAGGTGCGCGACCACGGCGAGGGCATCGACGACGACCAGCGCGAGAAGGTGTTCGAGCGCTTCTACCGCACCGACGCCTCGCGGGCGCGCTCGGCCACGCAGGGCGGCGGCGCGGGGCTCGGCCTCTCGATCGCGGCCTCCATCGTGCAGCAGCACCGCGGCAGCATCGGCGTGACCGAGACCGAGGGCGGCGGCGCCACGTTCTGGGTCGAGCTGCAGGGCACCGAGATCGCGCCCGAGCAGCAGGTCGAGCCCGACCAGCGCCGAGCGCTCGGCGCGGAGCCCGACGACGCCGCTCCCCCGACGCCCGAGGACCCAGCGCAGGGCTGA
- a CDS encoding DNA/RNA helicase, superfamily II (PFAM: Helicase conserved C-terminal domain; Type III restriction enzyme, res subunit) has protein sequence MTDGPLIVQSDKSLLLEVDHPSAQAARIAIAAFAELERAPEHVHTYRITDLGLWNARAAGYDAESVVAALVDHSRYPVPHALLIDVADTMDRYGRLQLRSDPTHGLVLHALDRPVLEEVARAKRIQGMLGARLDDSTVVVHPSERGALKQALLKLGWPAEDHAGYVDGEAHPISLAEDGWSLRPYQAEAVDGFRHGGSGVVVLPCGAGKTIVGAGAMAAMGRTTLILVTSTVSARQWKQELLRRTTLTEEEIGEYSGAAKEVRPVTIATYQVLTMKRKGVHPHLELMSARDWGLIVYDEVHLLPAPVFRMTADLQARRRLGLTATLVREDGREGEVFSLIGPKRYDAPWRDIEAQGYIAPAVCTEVRATMPSADRMAYAMAEAADRPRLGAAHPGKIDVVERIAQRHAGEPMLVIGQYIDQLEEIAERLGADLITGQTPVRRRQELFDAFREGRIDRLVVSKVANFSIDLPEASVAVQVSGAFGSRQEEAQRLGRLLRPKADQRTAHFYTVVMRDTQDQDYAAHRQRFLAEQGYAYTIVDAEELGRSTAAGRGAD, from the coding sequence ATGACCGACGGCCCCCTCATCGTCCAGAGCGACAAGTCCCTCCTGCTCGAGGTCGACCACCCCTCGGCGCAGGCCGCCCGGATCGCGATCGCCGCCTTCGCCGAGCTCGAGCGCGCCCCCGAGCACGTGCACACCTACCGCATCACCGACCTGGGGCTGTGGAACGCCCGGGCCGCGGGCTATGACGCGGAATCCGTGGTCGCCGCGCTCGTGGACCACTCCCGCTATCCCGTCCCCCACGCGCTGCTCATCGACGTGGCGGACACGATGGACCGCTACGGCCGGCTCCAGCTGCGCTCGGATCCGACCCACGGCCTGGTGCTGCACGCCCTGGACCGGCCGGTGCTCGAGGAGGTCGCGCGGGCGAAGCGCATCCAGGGGATGCTCGGCGCCCGCCTCGACGACTCCACCGTGGTGGTCCACCCCTCGGAGCGGGGCGCGCTGAAGCAGGCGCTGCTGAAGCTGGGCTGGCCGGCAGAGGACCACGCCGGCTACGTGGACGGCGAGGCGCATCCGATCTCCCTCGCCGAGGACGGCTGGTCCCTGCGCCCCTACCAGGCGGAGGCGGTGGACGGCTTCCGCCACGGCGGCAGCGGCGTGGTGGTGCTGCCGTGCGGGGCGGGCAAGACGATCGTCGGCGCGGGGGCGATGGCCGCGATGGGCCGCACCACCCTGATCCTGGTGACCTCGACCGTCTCCGCCCGGCAGTGGAAGCAGGAGCTGCTGCGCCGCACCACCCTCACCGAGGAGGAGATCGGCGAGTACTCCGGGGCCGCCAAGGAGGTGCGCCCCGTGACGATCGCGACGTACCAGGTCCTCACCATGAAGCGGAAGGGCGTCCACCCGCATCTGGAGCTGATGAGCGCGCGGGACTGGGGCCTGATCGTCTACGACGAGGTGCACCTGCTGCCGGCGCCGGTGTTCCGCATGACCGCGGACCTGCAGGCCCGCCGCCGCCTCGGCCTCACCGCCACGCTGGTGCGCGAGGACGGCCGCGAGGGCGAGGTGTTCTCCCTCATCGGCCCCAAGCGCTACGACGCGCCGTGGCGGGACATCGAGGCGCAAGGCTACATCGCCCCCGCGGTCTGCACCGAGGTGCGCGCGACGATGCCCTCGGCGGACAGGATGGCCTATGCGATGGCCGAGGCCGCGGACCGGCCCCGCCTGGGTGCCGCCCATCCCGGGAAGATCGACGTCGTGGAGCGGATCGCACAGCGGCACGCGGGCGAGCCGATGCTGGTGATCGGCCAGTACATCGATCAGCTCGAGGAGATCGCGGAGCGGCTGGGCGCGGACCTCATCACCGGGCAGACCCCGGTGCGCCGCCGGCAGGAGCTGTTCGATGCCTTCCGGGAGGGCCGGATCGACCGTCTGGTCGTCTCGAAGGTCGCGAACTTCTCGATCGACCTGCCGGAGGCGTCCGTCGCGGTGCAGGTCAGCGGAGCCTTCGGCTCCCGCCAGGAGGAGGCCCAGCGGCTCGGGCGGCTGCTGCGGCCCAAGGCCGACCAGCGCACCGCGCACTTCTACACCGTGGTCATGCGCGACACCCAGGACCAGGACTACGCCGCCCATCGCCAGCGCTTCCTCGCCGAACAGGGCTACGCGTACACGATCGTGGACGCCGAGGAGCTGGGACGGTCGACGGCGGCGGGGCGCGGCGCTGACTAG
- a CDS encoding ABC-type multidrug transport system, ATPase component (PFAM: ABC transporter), with amino-acid sequence MTSSSPDPEAPAAPEAPAVRVRGLSVDLPSLGRPYAAPLHAVRDLSFTAPTGQVTALVGANGAGKTTTLRTLLGAVPHTTGQVEVLGTAMGPADVPAPAGVALVPDAPAYPARWTPQHLARAHLARETQVDSARFDPARFDARLTAHRIPAARPLHSLSRGQLTQLALAAALARDPQLLILDEPFAHLDPLARTELVDTLRELMIRPDRTVLLSTHDLEGMDRFVDRLVLIAQGTALLEGDVETLRDEFVLLELPATTPEEPGPQAASPLIGAVTAGGITRALVHVEEAAGLPPTASLQRPGLADLVTHWLRAADRQAVAHSRKGAA; translated from the coding sequence ATGACGAGCAGCTCGCCCGATCCCGAGGCCCCCGCGGCCCCCGAGGCCCCCGCGGTGAGAGTGCGGGGGCTGAGCGTCGACCTGCCCTCCCTCGGCCGCCCCTACGCCGCGCCGCTGCACGCGGTGCGAGACCTCTCCTTCACGGCGCCCACCGGGCAGGTCACCGCGCTCGTCGGCGCCAACGGCGCCGGGAAGACCACCACGCTGCGCACCCTCCTCGGGGCCGTGCCCCACACCACCGGGCAGGTCGAGGTGCTCGGCACCGCGATGGGACCGGCCGACGTCCCCGCGCCGGCAGGGGTCGCCCTCGTGCCCGACGCGCCCGCCTACCCCGCACGGTGGACGCCGCAGCATCTCGCACGAGCCCACCTCGCGCGGGAGACGCAGGTCGACAGTGCACGGTTCGACCCCGCGCGCTTCGACGCCCGCCTGACGGCGCATCGCATCCCCGCCGCGCGGCCCCTGCACAGCCTCTCGCGCGGCCAGCTCACCCAGCTCGCCCTCGCCGCCGCCCTCGCCCGCGACCCGCAGCTGCTGATCCTCGACGAGCCCTTCGCCCACCTGGACCCGCTGGCCCGCACCGAGCTGGTGGACACCCTGCGCGAGCTGATGATCCGCCCGGACCGCACCGTCCTGCTCTCGACCCACGATCTCGAGGGCATGGACCGCTTCGTGGACCGTCTCGTGCTGATCGCCCAGGGCACGGCCCTGCTGGAAGGGGACGTCGAGACGCTGCGGGACGAGTTCGTGCTGCTCGAGCTGCCGGCGACGACCCCCGAGGAACCGGGGCCGCAGGCGGCCTCGCCCCTGATCGGCGCCGTCACGGCCGGCGGCATCACCCGCGCGCTCGTGCACGTCGAGGAGGCGGCGGGGCTGCCGCCGACGGCCTCCCTGCAGCGTCCGGGGCTCGCCGACCTGGTCACCCACTGGCTGCGCGCCGCGGACCGGCAGGCCGTCGCGCACTCGCGGAAGGGAGCGGCATGA
- a CDS encoding uncharacterized integral membrane protein produces the protein MTSPDDPTRPGEGTRDAQPSAPPAGDAPTGRRTTPPADAPRPGAEHRPGTERRPAAETPEAGGRKTAGLWLSLILGAIVLVLLLIFVLQNTATAHFAYFAAEFDMQLGVAMLLAAIAGALVMALVGSVRMVQMSWTIRKLRKQQEKIHRTTR, from the coding sequence ATGACCTCACCCGACGACCCCACCCGTCCCGGCGAGGGCACCCGCGACGCGCAGCCGTCGGCCCCGCCCGCGGGCGACGCCCCCACCGGCCGCCGCACCACCCCGCCGGCCGACGCACCGCGCCCCGGAGCGGAGCACCGCCCCGGCACGGAGCGGCGCCCTGCCGCGGAGACCCCGGAGGCCGGCGGCCGGAAGACCGCCGGCCTGTGGCTCTCGCTGATCCTCGGCGCGATCGTGCTGGTGCTCCTGCTCATCTTCGTGCTGCAGAACACGGCCACGGCGCACTTCGCCTACTTCGCGGCCGAGTTCGACATGCAGCTCGGGGTCGCGATGCTGCTCGCCGCGATCGCGGGCGCGCTGGTGATGGCCCTGGTGGGCTCCGTGCGGATGGTGCAGATGAGCTGGACGATCCGCAAGCTGCGCAAGCAGCAGGAGAAGATCCACCGCACCACCCGCTGA